The region AACGCTCGGGGTCATTGATAGGTGTATGGATGTAAGGTGGTAAAGGCGTGTGCCCGACCTTAGGAAAGAACAGCTCAAGCGGTTCGGAGAAACGGACCAGCCTCTCTGCACCATGCAATACCGCCTCGATTTGCGCCAGAGGTGCTCGGTCACCCTCCCGGATGGCTTCAACCTGAAGTTTTTTCCCAACGGTCAACCCTTTACCCCCCACCAGGGCTTCCCAGGTGAGGTTATCGCGCTGTCTAAGCAGGAGAATCTCTACTTTACCCCGACTTGGCAATTTGTGAGCATACAGGCGAGCGGGAATAACCCGCGTTTCATTAAGCACAAGGATATCTCCAGGATGCAGGTATTCCCCAATATCCTTGAACACTGCGTGGTTAATCTCACCACTTTGCCGGTTTAGTACCATTAATCGGGATCGGTCGCGCGGTTCAATGGGAGTCTGAGCAATGTAGCGTAGAGGCAGCTCGTAGTCGAAGTCGGAAGTACGCATGAAATCTATCCTTACTTCCGCCCGATGAAGCGCGAGAACAAGGTCAGGATGAGACTGAGCAAAATTGAGAGAATGATGGAGGTGGCCAGGGGGATGAAGCAGGTCATATTTTTCCCCTGGATTACGATATCTCCCGGCAGCTTGCCCAATGGAAGGTTAATTCGCGAAGCCAGGTAAAAAATCCCCCCGATGACCAAGAAGATGATCCCAAGTATTAAAAATATCCTGGCAAAATTGGGAAACATAAAGAAACTCTGGGAATGAAGTAGGTAAGGTTAGCTATTCAGAATAATTTCTGCTGATTTTCGACGGGAATGGCAATTCCCAAATGCTCATAAGCCAGGGCGGTAGCCACGCGCCCATGGGAGGTGCGTTCCAGGTAGCCCAGCTGCAATAGATAAGGCTCAACCACATCCATGATGGTATCAGGTTCCTCGCTGATTGATGCAGCGATGGTGCTCAGTCCAACCGGACCGCCACGGTATTTTTCGATCACTGTCAAGAGTACCCGGCGGTCAAGCTCATCCAGACCCATCAGGTCGACATTGAGTAATTCTAAAGCGTCCCGGGCAATAATGCGGCTGATTTTACCGTCGGCTCGCACCTGGGCGAAATCGCGCACCCTGCGCAGCAGGCGCAGCGCTACCCGCGGGGTTCCCCGCCCGCGCTGGGCGATTTCATCCACGCCTTCATCATCGGAATGAACATTCAACGTCTTGCAGGCACGCACCACGATCAGGCGCATGGCTTCAATATCATAAAAATCGAGGTGATACACGGCGCCAAAACGAGAGCGGAGTGGAGCAGACAATAGGGCTACCCGAGTAGTTGCCCCAATCACAGTGAAGCGAGGGAGCTTTAGTCGGATCGATCGGGCCGACGGACCTTTTCCAATCACGATGTCCAGGGCGTAATCTTCCATCGCTGGGTAGAGCACTTCTTCAATTGCACGACCAAGCCGGTGGACTTCATCAATGAAAAGGATGTCACCTGCCCTCAAATTAGTTAATATCGCAGCCAGGTCACCTGCCCGTTCGATTGCCGGCCCTGAGGTGATCTTGATATTGACATGCATTTCATTGGCCAGCACATGCGCCAGGGTAGTTTTACCTAAGCCAGGTGGCCCGTAGAACAGAACATGGTCCAATGGATCTCCACGCTGCCGGGCTGCGGCAATGAGGATCCCCAGGTTTTCCTTCACCCGCTCCTGACCGATCAGCTCAGCCAGGCTTCGAGGCCGAAGCGCTATATCAAGACGGTCATCAATTTGCGTTTCGGGGTTCACCAGGCGGGTTGGCTTGTCATCCATGAATATGATTATAACCTATCCAGAATACGTACTATAATTCCAACATCCCATCGCTGGAGTTGATCGATATGCCGAATATCTACCCATCCATTCATCCCCTGGTCGCTCATAAATTATGCAAGTTGCGCGATAAAAACACTGACCCCAAAAAATTTCGTGAGTTAATCAGGGAGATATCCACTCTTTTGGCATACGAAGCAACGAATGACCTGATCCTCTACCAGGTTGCTGTTGAGACACCCCTTACCCTAACCACTGGTCGGATCCTATCGGAGAAAATTTGCCTGGTGCCCATCCTTAGAGCTGGTTTGGGTATGGTGGAAGGCGTCTGGCACCTGATGCCTTCGGCTGAAGTGTGGCATATCGGTCTGGTCCGCGACGAACACACCTTGAAACCTGTTGAGTATTATAAAAAAGTCCCGAATGAACCGGATGTTTCGGTATGTTTGATTTTAGATCCCATGCTCGCTACGGGGGGCTCAGCGGTTGCTACCGTGGATATATTAAAAAGTTGGGGGGTTTGCAAGATCAAATTCGTGGGTATATTGGCAGCCCCACAAGGGATTGAAAATCTGCAGAAGCATCACCCTGACGTGAACATTCATATCGCCGGGATCGATGAGACGTTGAATCAGCGTGGCTACATCCTCCCGGGGTTGGGTGATGCCGGGGATAGGCAATTTGGTACAGGCTAACCAGCTAAATATTAGGCTGTTGGAGGCAGGGGTTGCTGCGGTGGCAAGATGGCCTGGGCTTGATTCTTTCCACTGACCTGGTACCACAATGCCCCGCCCGCAATCCCTAATACCGCCATCCAGGCGATATCAAACAGACCGATGCACAAGGCAAAACCTATTTGCGAGAACCATATCAAGGGCTGGCTGATATTGACATTATAGATTCCAAGCATCCTGGTAAACGCTTCAACATTCGCCGGATTCAACAGTAAGCTGTTCAACACGCCCCCAATCACACCACCCAGAAAACCAATCGCACCAGCAATCGCTCCAGCCGACGCACCTTTCCTGACGCTTTCCCCAGAGCTGGCTGGTTTATCAAATACTCCCGCCAGGTAGCCGGCTGCCAGGCCAAAAAAGATCCCTAAACAGGGTGCACAGAAGGGAGCTACAGCTATGGAGATCCCAAGGATGAAAACCAAAGAAATTGCTCCTATAATGAAACCTGATTTGACCATTGTTCACCTCCATGTTAACTAAGAACGAATTTCATCGCTATAAATAAAATTATAGCAGGTAGTTCGGGTACGGTCAGCCGGAAAATTCATCCTGTCATTAATCCATCACCTGATTTACAATTTCTAAGGCGATAAATGAAGCATATTCCTAAATATTGCCCTCTTTGACCGAACACGATGCATTGTCGTAAATGTGGTGAAAAAGCCATCATTAATATGCGCCAGCACAAGCTGGCTTTGTGTGCTTCGCATTATTTGGATTGGGTGCCTGAGCAGGTGGAGCGGGCGATAAAACGCTACCATATGTTTGCACAGCATGATCGCTTGCTTGTTGCCGTATCGGGTGGAAAAGATTCTCTGTCTGTGTGGGACATCCTCAATCGTCTTGGATATCACGCCGATGGATTGTACATCGGACTGGGTATCGATGAAGGTATTCGGTATTCGCAGAATTCGCTTGATTTTGCTCAAGCCTTTGCTACACAGAACGGGTTCCAACTGCATGTGGTGGATATCAAAGCAGCCTATGGAGAAACGGTACCAGAATTGACTTCCCGGACCCATCGCGGCCGATACAAACCATGCTCGGTGTGCGGCCTCACCAAGCGTCACGTGATGAACAAACTTTCCCATGATCTGCAGTATGACGCCCTGATTACCGGCCATAACCTGGATGATGAAGCGGCTATCTTGTTCGGGAATACACTCAACTGGATTGGCACCTACCTTATCCGCCAGGGTCCAGTGCTGGAGGCGGACCGGCCAGGCCTGGTACGCAAAGTCAAGCCTTTGTGCCGCATTTACGAACGCGAGATGGCGGCTTACGCATACTTGCGTGGTATCGCATATATTCCCGACGAATGTCCATTTGCGCTAGGTTCTACATCAATTTATAACAAGGAAATCCTGAATAAGCTGGAAACCGACCGGCCAGGGACCAAGCTTAATTTTTACCTCTCCTTCCTACAAGCCCGCCGCGATGGGCTCTTTTCAGATGCGATCGATAAACGGGCAGCATCGGTCCATAGTTGCATTGAGTGTAGGCAGCCTACTTCTGCACCGGGTTTGTGTGCTTTCTGCAGGATGTTTAACATGCATGGTGGAGGGATCCACATGGATGAGGGTGAGGTACTATGACCCAACCGAGCGGTCAAATCGAAAATCCCCAGCGAACTAGCTACCGTTATCTAGACCTGATCACTGCTTTGTTCGTGACCGTTCTAGTGGTCAGCAATATCGCTTCCTCTGCTAAAATCGTCGATTGGGGGTTTAATTTATTTGGAGTACGCCTGGCTTTTGATGCTGGCACACTGCTTTTTCCCATCAGTTATATATTTGGCGACGTTCTCACAGAAGTGTATGGCTACAGGCGCTCAAGGCGGGTGATCTGGATTGGCTTTTTTTGCCTGGCGATCACTTCGCTGGTTTTCTGGGTGGTGGGCAGGCTGCCTGGTGAAGCAACCTGGGAGCAGTATGCTGGTCAGGATGCCTATCAAGCTATCCTGGGGGGGATAAGCAGCGGCGGGATTGTGCTTGCCAGCCTGTTTGGTTATTGGACAGGGGAATTTTCCAATTCGGTCGTCCTGGCGAAAATGAAGATCATCACCCGTGGGCGCTGGCTATGGACGCGCACGATAGGCAGCACACTGGTGGGTGAGCTGGTGGATTCAATAATCTTCGTGCTGATTGCATCCTTATTCAATGTGTTCCCTTGGAGCTTATTCATCACCCTAGTCATGACCAATTACCTGTTTAAGTGCTCGGTGGAAGCACTGATGACCCCGCTTACCTACCTGGTAGTCAACACCTTGAAACGCTCGGAAAACGAAGACTATTACGACCGGGACACCAATTTCACACCCTTCAAAATATAAAAAAAACCGCCATCGAGTGCAGCGAACCCCTTTAAGTT is a window of Anaerolineales bacterium DNA encoding:
- a CDS encoding transporter; its protein translation is MTQPSGQIENPQRTSYRYLDLITALFVTVLVVSNIASSAKIVDWGFNLFGVRLAFDAGTLLFPISYIFGDVLTEVYGYRRSRRVIWIGFFCLAITSLVFWVVGRLPGEATWEQYAGQDAYQAILGGISSGGIVLASLFGYWTGEFSNSVVLAKMKIITRGRWLWTRTIGSTLVGELVDSIIFVLIASLFNVFPWSLFITLVMTNYLFKCSVEALMTPLTYLVVNTLKRSENEDYYDRDTNFTPFKI
- a CDS encoding tRNA(Ile)-lysidine synthetase → MHCRKCGEKAIINMRQHKLALCASHYLDWVPEQVERAIKRYHMFAQHDRLLVAVSGGKDSLSVWDILNRLGYHADGLYIGLGIDEGIRYSQNSLDFAQAFATQNGFQLHVVDIKAAYGETVPELTSRTHRGRYKPCSVCGLTKRHVMNKLSHDLQYDALITGHNLDDEAAILFGNTLNWIGTYLIRQGPVLEADRPGLVRKVKPLCRIYEREMAAYAYLRGIAYIPDECPFALGSTSIYNKEILNKLETDRPGTKLNFYLSFLQARRDGLFSDAIDKRAASVHSCIECRQPTSAPGLCAFCRMFNMHGGGIHMDEGEVL
- a CDS encoding DUF2905 domain-containing protein, with protein sequence MFPNFARIFLILGIIFLVIGGIFYLASRINLPLGKLPGDIVIQGKNMTCFIPLATSIILSILLSLILTLFSRFIGRK
- a CDS encoding Holliday junction branch migration DNA helicase RuvB codes for the protein MDDKPTRLVNPETQIDDRLDIALRPRSLAELIGQERVKENLGILIAAARQRGDPLDHVLFYGPPGLGKTTLAHVLANEMHVNIKITSGPAIERAGDLAAILTNLRAGDILFIDEVHRLGRAIEEVLYPAMEDYALDIVIGKGPSARSIRLKLPRFTVIGATTRVALLSAPLRSRFGAVYHLDFYDIEAMRLIVVRACKTLNVHSDDEGVDEIAQRGRGTPRVALRLLRRVRDFAQVRADGKISRIIARDALELLNVDLMGLDELDRRVLLTVIEKYRGGPVGLSTIAASISEEPDTIMDVVEPYLLQLGYLERTSHGRVATALAYEHLGIAIPVENQQKLF
- a CDS encoding uracil phosphoribosyltransferase: MPNIYPSIHPLVAHKLCKLRDKNTDPKKFRELIREISTLLAYEATNDLILYQVAVETPLTLTTGRILSEKICLVPILRAGLGMVEGVWHLMPSAEVWHIGLVRDEHTLKPVEYYKKVPNEPDVSVCLILDPMLATGGSAVATVDILKSWGVCKIKFVGILAAPQGIENLQKHHPDVNIHIAGIDETLNQRGYILPGLGDAGDRQFGTG